The nucleotide window CGCCACCGTGATGGACTATTGGATCAGTTTCGTGAAGGCACTGGATCCGAACCCTCGCAGGCGTAGCCAAGCACCGCGCTGGGAAGCGTGGAAGCCCGGCCTGGGGCAACGGCTCAAAATACAGACAAACACTACCGCGATGGAGCCAATCCCGCCGCAGCAAGCGGATCGATGCTCACTGTGGAGCGCACTGGCGCCGGAAATGGAGATTTAGTCAAGGGCTACGAGCGGGTTCCCCGGCATGATCCCTCTCGTTCCCGGTATGTTGTATGTCACGGGGCGGTCCAGCTCCAGCCCGCCCTTCAAGCTCACACTTCCGCACCCTCTACTCTTGCTTAGAATGATATGGACATGTTCGAAGCTTTTTATCGTTCCACGGCAACATACAATGTTGTTAAGAGGCAGCCCTCACCAGGCTCCGAACTACGAAATATCATAGACGGTTACAGTAGTAAGACCAGTGTCAGGGTTGCCTTGACTCTGATAGCCACATTGCAGGAGCTTGACTCGTCTATTGTTAAAGCGAATCTACATAATCAAGAGCATTATATAGTAGATGACCGAGCAAGACCCAGCACGTGTACACGGTCCTTATGCTGGAAAATCAGGCATGCATATGCCGCTCACTGTAACGGCCCCTGCTTCATCGCCTGCGGCATTTGCGATGTTGACGAAGCCTGCACAAGCAAGATCACCGCTCCGTGCTAGTTGGCTGTCAACATAGCTTGCGGCACCTCTGAAACCATCCTGGCAACCCTCGATGGTCAAAGGTGCCGAGTCCGTGCAGGAGGTCAATTGGTCATTGGCAGTGAACTCCAACGATCCGAAGAAGTCGTTACTCTCGACAGAGGGGTTAGCGCACCTGGAACTGGAGGTTAGCCACCGCCACCGTTCTGGAGGGAACCATCCCACATACCCATCCTTGACAAGGGCCTCACAGGCCgattggagagaagatgaggaaataCCCGGATGCCCACAGCGCTCCGTAAAAGAACAATAAACAATGGTCTTGTAGCTGGATTCGACAATGCTGCCCCAACCAACATTGttggtggcagtggcacGGACTTGAGAAGGGCCTGTATCAGACGCCGAACCTATGTCGTCTCTGGAGCCTGTGGATGTTGTATGGAGCGTCGTGGATGTCGAAGATGTCTCCACTGTCTCCGTATCAAGGGCGGCCGTCGAGGGAGCATCGCTCTCTGTTACAGTAGCCAGTGTGTTCGAAACAGTAAGGTCCTGTAGGCTCCGGGAACGCCAAGGAGACGTTGATGTGGTATGTACACGGAGCCACGAGTCAGAGCCAACCGGGTTTGGAAGCCATGTTGCTGACGCTATCATTGCTAGGGCGCTGGACACCGTAGGTGTATCCGCTGGTCTTGTTGACTGGGGACCTGTCCCTGCGGCGGTGGCGCTAGGCAGAGTCGGACTAGCGGGCGAGCAGAACAACCCCTGCTGAAGCATTAGCACATGCGAGACCACAGTCAATCCGCCCGTCTGCCTACAAGGCTCGCAGAGCAAGTTGCTGAAATGACACTGCCGGTCCAGTCAGCAGCCGAGAAAGACGGTCCCAGACCGCCCTGATTCATGCTCGGACTGGGATTCTCGATCGTCTTATGTACGGTATGTGGCGTGGCACTTGCCTGGCCTGGACTTGGATGGCTGGTGGAATGAATTTTCGATGTTGGGAGCTGGTCAGATTCGTGTTCAAGAATAATGTGGATATCGAAGCAGGCCATGTATATCTATCACGAGTGTTTAGGAGTCCGTATGAGTGCAGATCCAGGTGCAGGGTTAAATCATTATAGGTCATACCAAAAAGCCGTCACGATGTCTTTGGGTCGTATTCCACATCCAATACACCGTGAGAAGATCAGTGGCCTGTGCTGGGACCTGAAACGCGTGCTGACATTCCGAACCGGCGTCAGGCGGGAATGCATATTCTGCCAGTTCTGCTGTCTTAGCATCCACAGCAGAGCTGTCGTGATCTCCCACCCTGCTTTTCTCGCCCGCCTGCAGGGGGGATTTTCGAAGCTCGGCCAGTGTGGTTTGATCAGGCACGTCGCGGATGTTTGCGCCGTACCAGTGAATCTCCCCCATAGCGGAACCATTGTGCCATGTGCCTGGCGCATAGCGCGGACATATCAACGAGCCCGGCAGTGCCTCAAGCCGAGGCCATTGGCGCTGCTGGAGCGGCACGCGTTGATTGTCTCCGCAAACCAGGGCCTGTGGACTATCGTCGAGGATGGGGTTGGTCCCGCTTGTGCCCGGAGCTAGTTGCCTCAGTGTCTACTGTACAATGGCTGCAGTATCATCCGGAAACATACTGAAATTGCGCACATATCCTGGCTGGCCCTCCGGTAGGCCGTGAACAGCGTCCATAATCTGCAAGCTCTGTTTTGTGCTTAGTGACGTCTTTGATAGTTACCGCCTAGACGTTCGCTTACCTGGATCCATGCCCAAACAAAGGGAATGTAGAGAACGAACACAAACGGCAGGGCTAGGTGGCTCGTGTGAAGCATTTTTTTTATTGGGGTTTCGAATTATTGATGCCAGCAAAGCGAGAGATGAGCCAGCGGTCCAGAGGGTAGGAAGGGTGCAGCAGGTATGTATGGGCTCATATATCCTTGAGAATTCCAGCTCACGAAAGTATTCCTAGTCCCATTAAGGGAAACAAAACCGAATCCGTACACCAATTCATATCAGTCGCTACATCTACGGAATGAGTGGTGCCCTCACTGGCTATCGACCTCTGAAAATGCGTTGTGAGAGATGACGGCTGTGGCTTTTCAGGGCTCATTGACTGGAAGATCTAGCCATGGGGCGTTCTACTTGGTAGTTCTTACAGTAATACTGGAATCTCACAAATCAGCTACAGGTCCACCGTTCTTGTAAATGGCTGAAGGCAGGCACTCCATAACAAGGCAGCTATTGCTGTTGAGCATGTCGCCTTCTTAGTATTGCCGAGTAAGTCACTGCATAGTATGCTCGCAGGCGAATATCTGCAGGACAATGGAAGAATCAAGTTATCTGAACCAGCACAGATTCCACCTCCCTGTTTCCCATCTGTTTCAGGTACTATATGATGCCTAACGTCCTAACTTGGACTTGTGCCCAGAAGGCATTTGTATATGTGTCATGGCTTTGTTCTAGCCTGCCAGCCCATTATGCGAACGGTGGGACCGTGGGCTTTGCTGTAACAGTCCCCGGTCCGAACTTTGTGCTTTTCCTCATGCCAAGTACTCCGATTACATAACACATAACAACAGTCTGCATGGAAGGTGGTGGGTCACTTTTCTCGGCTATTGTGGATTCCCGAGGGTATATAGCGTATCGCTCGTGATAGGTCCCGAAATGATTAGAATGACATGAGCCCAATTCAGACTCGCCATTGGAATGCGATATTGATCTTGGCCGGTCAGAGGTTATAGTTTACTATGCGGCTGGGTATGGTTAGTTTGCGCCTGGTTATCTTATCATTTTGGATTAGACCTGTGGATGCCCTCTTGGACCGTCCCACCGCCGTCTCCCATGAGTCAGCTTGGTACCACCCTGGTCCTTTACTCATATGGCAGAGTCAGTGGCCGACATGGACATGCTATACAGTTTTTATTCCAGTTAATTTTGGTTGTATCACTGGTCTGCTTACAGTACATACTGATCTGTCCATAAGCAGGTTTCCAAGTTGAGACTGGCAGTACAGTCAGAGTAGGCATTCGTCGCGATCCGTCCATAATGGTGGAGTAGATCGAGTCAAGAAGCGCCTTCTCTGTTCTACTCTTAGTAGTAATCCAAGGACAATTTCCAAACTCTCCAAGCTGGCAATGTATCAAAGTTCACCTAGTTCATCATGGGTAGAATACGTGAGCAGATGCTCCATGTGAAATCACTGCGATTCAAATCCTACAATGTCCCGGACAGGGGAATTGCGAGAACAGCGCTAGTTTTCACAGTAACACGATTAATCACCATTATATAATGCCATCCTCCCAGCTGTTCACAAGGgtttcatcatcttcgccacTATAAAACTGGAAGCCAAAGAGTTCAATTAGGATTAATCCAAAATATATCGATAGACATCAATGCTCCCGAAAAGCACAGGCAGCCGCTACCCCACAAGATCGAATGTGGCAACAGGGCCTTCGATCACTGCTGCTACCACCCCCCCAGGAGTGTCGTGCCTGTTGAGCGACCCCGCCCAAGCGACCCCGCCTAGTGCAGTGGACAGCGTGGACTCGAACAGCGTCGATCCTGAAGCTGCCCCGACTGACAAAAACAACAATGAGGCGGACTCTGCAGgagatccatccatcaggcGAGCCGGTGGACGGGCAAAGCTGAATAGCTTGGCTCGGGCATTCCCAAAACCTCCCGGCCAGGGGCCACCAACAGCTTGGGCcctggatgaggatgccgcTGTCATTGCCATGCACGATCATGGAGAGAGGTGGGAACAGATTAGTCAGCATTTACCTGGCCGCACTCCCAAGGCATGCGAATGCCGGTACGCCTTCCTCCGACACCGGCCTGAGTGGAAcgagagctggaagaacagCATAGCGTACTGGTATCAGCAGTGCGTGACCCGTCATTCCCCAGATACGGTTGACTTGGCGAGCTGATCCTCGTGCCTTGTACAGATACAAGTCGGAGCTTTGGGCTCACGTAAGCGAGAAAACACGTCTTCCCGAGCGCGATATCGAAGCCCTGGTGTGGCACCTTGGACCATGGGAGATCGCGCGCCGCGCAGCAGCTGCACAACACATAGCTTGAGAGGGCTTCCTGCGTTGTCCTATTAAAATCCTGCTGTCTGGCGCAGATACATTTCCACTATGATCTTAGGTCCTTTGTAACAACCAAAGAAGTCGATGGACAATTTGCGGCCGGGCGGTGGCAATCCATACTGAACTGCACGAAGGATTTTCTATTACCAACTGCCAGTGTAGTACGCATCCGTACTACGGCCCCGCATTGCACAGTTTTGAACCGTTCCA belongs to Aspergillus luchuensis IFO 4308 DNA, chromosome 3, nearly complete sequence and includes:
- a CDS encoding uncharacterized protein (SECRETED:SignalP(1-22);~TransMembrane:1 (i7-24o)), producing the protein MLHTSHLALPFVFVLYIPFVWAWIQSLQIMDAVHGLPEGQPGYVRNFTPGTSGTNPILDDSPQALVCGDNQRVPLQQRQWPRLEALPGSLICPRYAPGTWHNGSAMGEIHWYGANIRDVPDQTTLAELRKSPLQAGEKSRVGDHDSSAVDAKTAELAEYAFPPDAGSECQHAFQVPAQATDLLTVYWMWNTTQRHRDGFLIYMACFDIHIILEHESDQLPTSKIHSTSHPSPGQASATPHTVHKTIENPSPSMNQGGLGPSFSAADWTGSVISATCSASLGLFCSPASPTLPSATAAGTGPQSTRPADTPTVSSALAMIASATWLPNPVGSDSWLRVHTTSTSPWRSRSLQDLTVSNTLATVTESDAPSTAALDTETVETSSTSTTLHTTSTGSRDDIGSASDTGPSQVRATATNNVGWGSIVESSYKTIVYCSFTERCGHPGISSSSLQSACEALVKDGCANPSVESNDFFGSLEFTANDQLTSCTDSAPLTIEGCQDGFRGAASYVDSQLARSGDLACAGFVNIANAAGDEAGAVTVSGICMPDFPA
- a CDS encoding SANT/Myb-like DNA-binding domain-containing protein (COG:K;~EggNog:ENOG410Q58R;~InterPro:IPR001005,IPR009057,IPR017877;~PFAM:PF00249); the encoded protein is MLPKSTGSRYPTRSNVATGPSITAATTPPGVSCLLSDPAQATPPSAVDSVDSNSVDPEAAPTDKNNNEADSAGDPSIRRAGGRAKLNSLARAFPKPPGQGPPTAWALDEDAAVIAMHDHGERWEQISQHLPGRTPKACECRYAFLRHRPEWNESWKNSIAYWYQQYKSELWAHVSEKTRLPERDIEALVWHLGPWEIARRAAAAQHIA